Within the Pygocentrus nattereri isolate fPygNat1 chromosome 28, fPygNat1.pri, whole genome shotgun sequence genome, the region TTTTTGAAGTAACACATAGTAAGATTCCAAAATGCTGGAAGACCTTTAAGCTCTGTTCGAGCGACGCCCTGATGACTCGAATAGCTGTTACTGATGTGAGGTGgtatctgttttgtctgtgtgcaGCATGTGTGTGATAAAGGAACTTCAAACCACTCGCAGTCTGATCAGACTCCTGTTTAGAACAGGAAAGCTCTATTACTAAATTTGCATAAGGATGTTTTTTCTGTCTGCCAGTGATGttatctcctctctctgcctctcaacTTGTCATCTGTGAACTTATCAGGactgttcagtgtgtttttgtggttGGGAGTTGCTGGTGATCAGaactgaatattttaaatgtaaccAAACTTTCTTGTAATTGATTCATGAACTGAGACGTCACAATTTCCTCTGTAATGTTATGAAAAATTCAAGTAGCAAATTAAAAGTACTGCTTTATTTAATTCTACTCCATACAGTTACAGGGGAAAATTTACTCAAGTACAGTAATGAGAGTAAATGTAATACTTTGCACCTCTGGAGGCAAAACATGCTTCATATTTGTATATAATGGTTGGATGGATTAATGGATTAATGGATTAATGGATTatgaagcctgaaataatcatttaaaagtcagaggtacTAGGCAGATTTGGTGGACAACGTCATTAgattctgcaatttccccctgggatcaataaaggaatctgaatctgaatctgaattagaGTCAACTTTActgtcattgtgcagagtacagagccaatgaaatgcagttagccactaaccagaagtgcaaaacACAGTATTGTTTACATAAAAAATGCAGAAGGACGATCTATAGTGGAAAAAATATAGATATGCAAGTAGAAatacaatatacatatatacagagtGAGTGGGGAGCATATAATGAGGTAGTATGTCCTGTGAGAGCAGCATATGTAAAAGATAAATATGCAGAGTAGACTTGTGCAGTAATTGTTGgtgcaaatatgaataaagaaataatactAGGATATAAAGTACAATACAGCCCAATGAGTGCCAAGATGCAGTTAAAGGGATGGTGTTGAGTTCAGCAGGGTCACAGCCTCAGGGAAGAAGCTCTTCCTGTGCCTGCTGGTGCTGGATCACTTATGGCAATCGTTTTCAATGGAGGGTAACTGGGCACCTGTGATGCACTGGGCAGTTTTCCTCACTTGCTGGAACTCTTCGCGATCAGATGTGGAGCAGTTGCAGTTCCACACAAAGATGTAGTTTGTGAGTATGCTCTCAATGGTACAGCAGTAAAAGTTCACCAGTAAACCAGGACCCAGGTGAGCTTTCTTGAGGCTCTGCAGGAAATGACCATGATGGAGGAGTTTAGGGACCAGGTGAGATCATCAGAGATGTGGATACCAACTTGAAGTCAGACATGGACTCTACCTCAGCTCTGCTGATATAGATGGTAGAGTGTGTCCTACCCCTCCTGAAGACCATTACAATCTCCTGGGTTTTCTGGATGTTGAGCGCCAGGTTGTTGTTCTCACACCATGCCGCCAGGTGCTGCTCTCATCTCTTTGgggcaggggtgtcaaactggaTCCAGAAAGGGCCGTtgtgggtgcaggttttcattccaaccaagcagAAGCCACACCTGATTCCACCTGGTTAATTAGTTGATCCTGGCTTTAAAAAGACTATCAGGTACAGCTTCTActtggttggaatgaaaacctgcacccacaccggccctttctggatccagtttgacacccctgctttagGTCATCTCTTTGTCACCTCTGATCAGGCCTAGCACCATGGTGTCATCCGTGAACTTCATTCTGGTGTTAGAGCCATAAACAGCAACACTGTCATGGGTGAACAGCTAGTGCAGAAGAGGGCTGAGCACACAGTGTTGTGGCAGGCCGCTGTTCAGGGTGATGGGGAGGAGAGGAGTTTGTCTAACTTAACAGGCTGAGGTCCATCAGTCAGGAAGATTTGGGGGCTACTTCTTTTGAAGTAACCTGCTAGACAAATTCTAAAAGAACAAATTCTCACATGTCTTTACGTATTAATTTCATATGCACAGAGGTACCACGAAAAGGTTTAAGCCAATTGATTTTTAATCTACACTTTACTAGCACTACAATCTATAGATACAGTTCTACTCAGTTTTATATAAAGACGAACAGACTGCGCTGTATAAGTACATCTAAATAGGTCTTCAGCCTTTGTGAGCAATACTCTACCTCTCAAAGAAAGATCTCTATGCAACCACTGATTAAGTCTTTAGTGGCATCTTTTAGTTTATCTTCTCTGCCACAACCACACCTAAGCAAGAGACAGGAGTAGTGCTAACAGAAGATATCTGAGTCTTTAACAGCTAAAAGTTCACATTTCTTAATACTCAAATAAAGACCAGAGGCACAAAGGCAATGACAAGCGATATCTGAGTGACATCCTTAAGGAACCATAAGGTGGTGTCATCAGCAAGCTGACTGATAATAATTCACTGTGCTGCAAAACGAATCCTCTTCAAATGACTAGCTTTTAGatgtgagtaagagagagggcGAGAAGGGGCAACCTTATCTTATAGCCCTATTCACCTCAATTCTCTGAGAAGTTTCCTGTTTCAGAATAATAGAGCTATTCTCATTAACACATAAACCGATATGGATAAAATATATGGAcatgtaattttatatatttaaaatacatttcagagaTATTGCAATTCATGCtaaaatacattccaaacacaaacatatcAGAACGTACTGCCATAttaactaaatatatattttaaaatgcatggggaaatattacatattgaaATATAGTATACCAAAATAAATAATCCAAAAATATATGAAAGCAACCAAAATACAAGTAATGCACTTTACTTCTTGGAATACCTTCTGAAGTTTGTATTCCAATATCCATATCTTTTAGCAAATGAACCTTTAATTTGGTAAAAgcaagtgttataggtgttAATCCATTTCAACAATGcagtttgatgatttgatttcttgcttattttatttattttattggttCAAATTTAGTTGAAATTCAACTGCACAGTCGTCCAATGATTAATGCTGTCTGACTTCTGCTTTGTGCTTTGTGCATTTTAAACATACGTTTAACAAACACATGTTTGCCCATTTTGCACAAGatttatttgataaatacatcttgaaaatatatttaaaatgcattttaaacagcataaacagcataaaagATACAGCAGAAGTTTTCAAAGCCAAAAGTTTCTAGACAACTTAAAATAAGTGCTAAACCATTTCATAGGCCTTGTACCAGTTCAAGAAGAGAAGAAAGCTATCATGTGTGACCAGATCTGAATCATGTAAAATGAGGTAAATGTATGTTATTAGAAATATGCCTATTACACATAAAACTTTGTTGTGACGCATCTGTAATTGTTTAGGTTGAGTTATTGTCCATGATGGAggacacatttaatattttgtaatCATTGTTTATTAAACTAATTGCATGTCAATTTTCAACCAGAAGTAAAGTTTGGAATAAGCTTTATTATAACCTGTGACGTACCGGGAGGGAGAACACAATACTTTAAGATTTTTTGTGAATACTTCAACTAAAAATGGGGGAAatacatctgaaaacatctgttTATAGAATCAGATAAAATCCAACCATTTCCTGCTGCACACCTTCTAGTGCACAATTTCACATTTGAGAGgcaattttaaaaagcaaagttATCAGatctgtaaaaaaacagaacaaaagtgGAGTTTATTATTGCCTCTATATTTCTCCAGATTAAAACAATAAGACAAATACTGTTCATCTTTTTCCAGCCATCTACTTCTGGATCTGATAAAAGCCCCTTTAGCTTTGGACCAAcagaaagtttctctacagctttatacactttCCTAAGAAAAGAACCACGATTCCTAAGAAATTTCTCAACTTCAAATTTCGAAAGTTCCCTATTCTCACGGTTGCAATAGGTGCCACTCATTTGAGTAAGCTTGCAGTATATagacaaaaaataatttaagaTTTAACTATATTCTCAGAAAAGTAAGTAATAAAGTGTCACTGTACTAAAAGGTTGCATTGACTCCACATACTCTGTCTAGTCCCCAGTCTTTTTAtgttagtatttttaaaatatatattttcaaaatataaagTTATGAAAAGTTATAAATATGTTCCTTTCCTCTGGGAAAAGTTTGATTAAGGTACACAACTAGACCCTAAAACCATTGTTGCCTTTAAGGgttcatttatattgtttgtactttCATGAATGAAAACTGTAGCTGCACAGGACATTTTCTCTGACAGTGGACTTCATGGTAAAAAAGCTATTCATCTTCAATTAAGGGCTTTGCTTTGATAATGTAGGGATGAGATTGTAATGTCAATAGGAAAAATACCTCTTATGGTCGAATACTAGcattaacatattttttctccaaactgtCAGATACAAACCAAAACTCTATGCAAGACTGCTTGGAGCCATCCTTACTACTCCAAATAAACACTGTGACCGTGAGACTGAACTCAGTTCTTAAAGCAAGTCAGCACCCTGCTCCTCAAATGCAACACTTTTGACTTGTTCAGAAGACCAGGCTGCATGGGATGGAAATTTAGgctatatatcgctgttgtcggaagaaaacctcgtatctccaaaactataactttacaggagaaggaacaaacatactttacttttaatgtaagtaaatggaaccacaatattttccaagtaattttggaatgtttattttagtctattcatcatgaactttatagacaatataaaaaacaacaggtaatttcaaaatatctccaaaagtgaaaaatgtcaaaaatggacatataaggttttcttccaacagcagcaatatatatatatatatatatatatatatatatatatatatatatacacactgctcaaaaaaataaagggaacactcaaataacacatcctagatctgaatgaatgaaatattctcattgaattctttgttctgtacaaagttgaatgtgctgacaacaaaatcacaaaaatcatcaatggaaatcaaacgtattaaccagtggaggcctggatttggagttacacacaaaattaaaatggaaaaacacacgacaggctgatccaactttgatgtgatgtccttaaaacaagtcaaaatgaggctcagtgttgtgtgtggcctccacgtgcctgtatgacctccctacaacgcctgggcagctcctgatgaggtggcattTGATGGTAAAGACGGCCTGCTGGCTCACGCCTATCCCCCTGGTGAAGGAATGCAGGGGGATGCCCactttgatgatgatgaatacTGGACCCTTGGCAATGGACCAGGTGAGAGATGTCTAGTACagacatttatgtatttatctgCCATGCAATCTTGGTGATGATAAGAGCTGCACAATTggataaaatagaaaaacagtTCCTGCTCACGCTGCTATTTACTGAATGAAAATGTGGGGAATGTTATAAAGAGGTGTGAGGAAGATGCTGAAAAGGCTGTGAAATAGAACAATAGCCCCCCCTAGTGTTTTGATTACACACTGAATAAGAACGAGCAGAATCATGACCGTTTGGATTTCTCTCTACCAGGTGTGTGTTAATATTCACAGTTCCACAGCTAAACATGGTTCTATGTTGTCCTTTCAGCTGTTAAGACTCACTATGGCAATGCAGAGGGCGCTATGTGCCATTTCCCATTCCTCTTTGAAAGAAGATCTTACTCCACCTGCATCACTGAAGGCCGTAGTGATGGTCTGCCATGGTGCGGCACCACTGCTGACTATGACAAAGACAAGAAATATGGATTCTGCCCTAGCGAGCGTAAGTTCTTGTCTACTACTGTGGCAACATCTTAGTCTAGAAATCAcactttctaaaataaaagtaccAAAAATAGTTTTTTGGAGAAAAGccataaaataagagtttttttgctctgaaaaaaagaacttcactatggatttttaaaatatttattagtgCTTTTTGTAACTGCCTACAATAGCAGTGCATATTTTCATGTAGTACACCTTTCGTTTTGGTTCATACCGCCAAGGACATTAAGAATGTAGGCGGAACTATATGTCTGCAAAGGTTTCCGGGGGGACCCATTATATGCACGGATATATACAAGTAGTAGAAAGTTCGGTTGTCACAGCTTTCTGAAGTTATGGCCAAGTGTTAAAAGGTGTTTAATCTGTTCAAGAAACACTCCAAAGGAAGCTATTCCCTCCCTGTGTTATTTAATGCAGCCAATGAGGTTTGTGTTCTGTTTCTATATGTTATTTGGTATAAGTGAAGTTGAAATATTGCATTGCTGCTAATGTCGCTAATAGGCACATAGCTAAACCTTCATGTAAACCTTAAGTTAAACCGTTTCTAATACAAATGGATATTTGTATGCAATTTCGTCATATATGTTGAACTAAGGATATGTTAATGTGGTTTAAAACGAAGATAAAGGTTCATATTGAACAAGGACAAACATTGACAAGGACAAAGAGCTAattcataatgaataaataaccaTTGTTAGTTCTACAACACAAGAAATATTTCTTTGTAtaagtttacatttatttcatagtTAAAGGGTATTATATTGGAGTTTAAATAAGCCATTTATGCACaattgtacatttgtttttatcttaTTGGTTTTTGCTTGTGTAATTCTGTATTACAGTTCTCACGTTTAGGAATAAATCCTAATCAGTGATGTTAAGAACAGTTGTGCTGTCATCATTATATCAGAGGGAGGCACAGTGAGAACTCAATGCTCCAGAGGACAGCACCAGAGAGCAGTGATTTACAGTAACAAGAAAGGATGTCTGAGATTGAAAGAGAGTCTGTAGATATGCATACGCAGCAGAGCTGTACGGACATGAACCCACAGCCAAGTGACAGAGATGAGCTGCAGCTTCACGCAGACATGCCTTCACCAGTAACTGGTGGAGCAAGTGGCTATGACTTTGTTCCTCCACAAGTGCCGAATAGAGACCAAAGAGTCCGCAAGATGTCGGAAAAGGGTCAAGAACTGCACGATGAGCAAGTAAAAAGAATTGCACGTCGTTTCAGTGTGTGCTATGAAAGGTGGAAGGAGGTCACAAAGAAAGCCAACCAAATGCTAAGTGATCAATGCTCAGCCGACCTACTGAATGAACATGTCACTAAAGTAAATGATGCTTCAAGGAGTGTGAATGCTGTTTATGAAGAGTTGCGACGGAAGAGTGTTCCTGACAATGACACACGCCGTAGAGTTGACACCTGTGAAACAGTGACACAGAGGATTGTTAAGCAAGCAATGGCAATTTTAGACACAATAAATGGTCACGGGGATGAAGAACAAGGTGGTGATGAGACAAGGTCCACCAAGAAGAGCATCAGCTCTCACAGTACTAAGGCTTCTACTCATTCCCGTCTAACTTCTGCCAGCAGAAAGAGTGCAGCTGCCGAAGTTGCCGCCAATGAAGCCACCCTACAAGTACTGCTGGAGCAAGAACATCATATTGAAGAATTGCAGAGGCTGGAAGCTGAAGCTGCCCAGCTAAAGGCTAAACAGGAGGCTGAGATTGCAGAGAGACAAAGACTGCTAGAAGCCAAACGCAGAGAAATAGAACGTTTCGAGACAATTAAGAAACTAAAGGCTGCCAAGGCACGACAGCAAGTATATgaacagagcgagagctcaCGTCAAACATCTAAACAGAGTCAATGCTCCGATGACGACATAAATGAGCTGCTCCATAAATCTGTTCCTGTGAGAATTAAAGAGAAAGTCAAGCAGGAACTAAGCCCAACACAGCACCATTCTCCACCACAAGCTGTAATGCATCCAGCTGAAGACAACACAGCAGCTCTTGTTAGAGCACTCACAGAATCCATTAATGCTAGCCGCATGCCTGTACCTGAACCAACAATGTTCAGCGGTGACCCACTCAGATTCCATGACTGGAAGGTTTCCTTTCAGACCCTCATTGACAGGAAGAGCATACCAGCTGAAGAAAAGATATACTATCTACGCAAGTATGTGGGTGGATCTGCGAAGAAAGCCATAGAGAGCTACTTCCTACTAGGCACTAAATCAGCCTACCTTGCAGCATGGTGCATCCTGGAGGAGCGATACGGTAGTCCGTTCCTCATCGCCAAGGCTTTCAGAGATAAGATTGATGCATGGCCCAAGATAAGTGCTAAAGGCAGTCTGGAACTTCAAGAATTTGTTGACTTCCTTCGCAGCTGTGAGTCCGCAATGCCTCAAATCAAAAGTCTTGAAGTGCTAAATGACTACAATGAGAACCAGAAAATACTTGCTAAACTTCCAGACTGGTTGACTTCAAGGTGGAACCGAAAGGTCATGGAAGTGGAGGAAGAAAGTCAAACATTCCCAAGCTTCAGCCAGTTTGTCCAGTTCCTCACACGGGAGGCCAAGATTGCATGCAATCCAATCACATCTCTCCATGCACTGAAACCAAGTGAAGGAGAGAAGGGTAAAGTTTTAAAGAACAGAAGTCCTGGAGCGAAGGCCTTGGCAACGAGCGCAAATGAGAAAGCCAATGCCACATGCTGTGTCTTCTGTGAGAAGGTAGGGCACGGTCTGTCTGAGTGTCGTAAGTTCATAAGGAAGGCAATCACAGAACGACTAAAGTTCGTCCAAGAGAAGAAGTTGTGTTTTGGCTGTCTGAAGTTTGGCCATCGTTCCAAAGACTGTGGAGACAGGAACATCTGTAGGTTGTGTGAGAAAGGACATCCGACATGCCTCCATGATAATCGTACAAAGGAAGAAAGGATGCAAGCAAGGACTGGTGGAGCTAGAGACCATGACAAGTCAAGGGAAGGGAAGGCAGATCAGCCACAAGATCTAGCACCAAGCACATCACGTGAAGCAACATCTCATAGAGTCACCCAGAATGGCAGAGACACTCATACATCCACAATAATTCCAGTGTGGGTGTCCACCATGGCAGAGCCACATAGTGAAGTTCTTGTGTATGCACTTCTTGATACGCAAAGTGACACAACTTTTATCCTTGAAGAGACTGCAAAGGCACTCAATACAAGGAGCGAACCAGTTCAGCTAAGAATCTCTACACTAGCTTCAAGAAACACAGTTGTGTCCTGTCAGAAACTCACTGGTTTACAAGTGAGAGGGTTCTATTCAGATAAGATAATCCCACTTCCAGTGACCTACTCTAGAGAGTTTATACCTGCAAACAGAAACCATATCCCTACACCAGAGACGGCAAAGGTATGGTCTCATCTTGAACATATTGCAGACGAGATTGCTCCTCAGCAAAGCTGTGACATCGGCTTGCTAATTGGCTACAATTGTCCTCAAGCTCTTGTACCAAGACAAGTGCTGCCCGGTGAAGACAATCAACCCTTTGGACAGAGAACAGACTTGGGATGGAGTGTGGTCGGCTACGGTGATCCAtgcctgaactttggagatgcaATTGGAGTAAGCCATCAAGTCATAGTGAAGCAAGTGATGCCAGGTCTTCAGTCCTCATCAGACCTCACAGGTGAAGTGCATTACATCTGTAGAACACAGATCAAAGAAGTAATTTTACCCGCAGATGTCATCAAGGTACTGGAATCTGACTTCGCTGAAAGAGCTTCCGAAACTGACCATGTCTCTCAAGAAGATCTCAGATTCTTATCAAAATTGAAGCAGGGAATTGTACATAAAAGTGATGGTCATTATGAAATGCCTTTACCATTTAAAGGTGACAGACCCAACTTACCTGATAACAAGGTGTGTGCCATCCATCGTCTCAAGTGTCTGGAAAGAAAACTGAGAAGGAATGAGCAGTATAATAAAGACTACAAGGCCTTCATGAATGAGACCATAATCCGTGGAGATGCAGAAAGGGTCGCAGAAGAAGACATCCACAAAGGTCCAGTGTGGTATATCCCGCATCATGGGGTGTATCATCCCCAAAAGCCTGGGAGGATACGAGTGGTCTTTGATTGCTCAGCCAAGTTTCAAGGGACGTCCTTGAACGACCATCTCTTGACAGGTCCAGAGCTGACAAACACATTGGTGGGAGTTCTGCTTCGCTTTCGAAGAGGCCAGGTTGCAGTCATGTGTGACATTGAGCGAATGTTTCACCAGTTCCACGTGAAACCAGAAGACCAAGATTATCTTCGGTTCCTTTGGTGGGAAAATGGAAGTCTTGACGTCCAACCCTCCACCTATCGAATGAAGGTCCATCTGTTCGGTGCAGCTTCATCACCTGGCTGTGCCAACTATGCACTCAAACACATCGCAGCTGAAGGAGAAGGATACTTCAGTGATGACACCATCAAATTCATACAGCGGAACTTTTACGTTGACGATGGCTTGACGAGTGTAACATCCACGAAAGAAGCAATCCAGCTGGTGAAAGAAGCAAGAGAGCTTTGCAGCACAGGCAACCTCAGACTGCACAAGTTCATTTCTAATAGCAAGGAAGTCCTTGCCACCATTCCTAAAGAAAAATGTGCTGAAGCTGCAACAGACAAAGATTTGGCACTTGGTGAACTGCAGATAGAAAGAGCCCTTGGTGTGCAGTGGTGCGTGACTTCTGATGAGTTTCAGTTCAGAGTGGTCATCAAAGACAAACCATTTACCCGAAGAGGAGTTTTGTCCACAGTTGCTTCAGTCTTTGATCCGCTCGGATTTGTGGCACCCTTCATTCTAGTTGGAAAGCAGATCCTACAGCAGATGTGTAGGGATAAGATCAGCTGGGATGATACCTTACCTGATGACCTGCGACTTCAGTGGGAATGTTGGCTCAGAGATCTACAAACCCTGGTTAATGTTAAGATCCCAAGATGCTACGTTCCAGCAAGCTTCAATGTACAGTATTATGAGCTTCACCATTTCTCCGATGCCAGTGTGTCGGGCTATGGTGCATGCTCATATCTCAGAGCAGTCAGTGAAACAGGTGAAGTCCACTGTTCCTTAGTTACGGGGAAAGCACGAGTTGCCCCCACCAAGGTC harbors:
- the LOC119262710 gene encoding uncharacterized protein LOC119262710 translates to MSEIERESVDMHTQQSCTDMNPQPSDRDELQLHADMPSPVTGGASGYDFVPPQVPNRDQRVRKMSEKGQELHDEQVKRIARRFSVCYERWKEVTKKANQMLSDQCSADLLNEHVTKVNDASRSVNAVYEELRRKSVPDNDTRRRVDTCETVTQRIVKQAMAILDTINGHGDEEQGGDETRSTKKSISSHSTKASTHSRLTSASRKSAAAEVAANEATLQVLLEQEHHIEELQRLEAEAAQLKAKQEAEIAERQRLLEAKRREIERFETIKKLKAAKARQQVYEQSESSRQTSKQSQCSDDDINELLHKSVPVRIKEKVKQELSPTQHHSPPQAVMHPAEDNTAALVRALTESINASRMPVPEPTMFSGDPLRFHDWKVSFQTLIDRKSIPAEEKIYYLRKYVGGSAKKAIESYFLLGTKSAYLAAWCILEERYGSPFLIAKAFRDKIDAWPKISAKGSLELQEFVDFLRSCESAMPQIKSLEVLNDYNENQKILAKLPDWLTSRWNRKVMEVEEESQTFPSFSQFVQFLTREAKIACNPITSLHALKPSEGEKGKVLKNRSPGAKALATSANEKANATCCVFCEKVGHGLSECRKFIRKAITERLKFVQEKKLCFGCLKFGHRSKDCGDRNICRLCEKGHPTCLHDNRTKEERMQARTGGARDHDKSREGKADQPQDLAPSTSREATSHRVTQNGRDTHTSTIIPVWVSTMAEPHSEVLVYALLDTQSDTTFILEETAKALNTRSEPVQLRISTLASRNTVVSCQKLTGLQVRGFYSDKIIPLPVTYSREFIPANRNHIPTPETAKVWSHLEHIADEIAPQQSCDIGLLIGYNCPQALVPRQVLPGEDNQPFGQRTDLGWSVVGYGDPCLNFGDAIGVSHQVIVKQVMPGLQSSSDLTGEVHYICRTQIKEVILPADVIKVLESDFAERASETDHVSQEDLRFLSKLKQGIVHKSDGHYEMPLPFKGDRPNLPDNKVCAIHRLKCLERKLRRNEQYNKDYKAFMNETIIRGDAERVAEEDIHKGPVWYIPHHGVYHPQKPGRIRVVFDCSAKFQGTSLNDHLLTGPELTNTLVGVLLRFRRGQVAVMCDIERMFHQFHVKPEDQDYLRFLWWENGSLDVQPSTYRMKVHLFGAASSPGCANYALKHIAAEGEGYFSDDTIKFIQRNFYVDDGLTSVTSTKEAIQLVKEARELCSTGNLRLHKFISNSKEVLATIPKEKCAEAATDKDLALGELQIERALGVQWCVTSDEFQFRVVIKDKPFTRRGVLSTVASVFDPLGFVAPFILVGKQILQQMCRDKISWDDTLPDDLRLQWECWLRDLQTLVNVKIPRCYVPASFNVQYYELHHFSDASVSGYGACSYLRAVSETGEVHCSLVTGKARVAPTKVTTVPRLELSAAVVAVRISDMLKKELELDCLQEFFWTDSMVVLGYINNEARRFNVFVANRVERIKQSTESTQWKYVASEDNPADYTSRGLTVQQLVSSDWLIGPRFLWQKELPRGKIKMEEISSSDPELKKVQVHNVYAKETRSLLDRLHKFSDWSRIVKAIARLKRHVKEIKGLQPRSCEVTSLEERREAELTIIKMVQEAFFSKETQGKDKFKKLYRLSPFLDGQGILRVGGRLTHAALHPYVKHPVVLPKDCHVSALLIKHHHERVLHQGRGMTMNALRSNGIWILGCSKAVSSHVYKCTTCRKFRRSPEQQRMADLPEDRMETTPPFTYCGMDCFGPFYIKEGRKELKRYGLLLTCMCSRAVHIEMLDDLTTDAFINALRSFIAIRGMVRQIRCDQGTNFVGARREFAEALKEEDQEKLKELGCEFIMNTPASSHMGGVWERQIRTIKSVLTSILEQSARQLDCSSLRTFLYEVMAVVNSRPLTTDCLNDSSSPEPLTPNHILTMKSTILAPPPGRFIKEDLYLRKRWRRVQLLANLFWSRWKKEYLLNLQHRQKWTKDRRDARVSDVVLLQEDTTPRNQWKLAKVIEVYPGKDGKVRRLKLLISDSNLDEKGKRVSKPVHLERPVHKTVTLLEAA